A window from Flavobacterium sp. 83 encodes these proteins:
- the scpA gene encoding methylmalonyl-CoA mutase — protein sequence MKRKDLQHIKLESTTLKVENENTLAEAFLTAEGIELKPTYSEQDIEHLSHLDFGAGFAPNLRGPYATMYVRRPWTVRQYAGFSTAEESNAFYRRNLAAGQKGLSIAFDLPTHRGYDSDHERVVGDVGKAGVAIDSVEDMKVLFDQIPLDEMSVSMTMNGAVLPIMAFYIVAAEEQGVKPEFLSGTIQNDILKEFMVRNTYIYPPTPSMKIIADIFEFTSKKMPKFNSISISGYHMQEAGATADIELAYTLADGLEYIRTGLATGMKIDEFAPRLSFFWAIGMNHFMEIAKMRAGRMIWAKLVKQFEPKDDKSLALRTHCQTSGWSLTEQDPFNNVARTCIEAAAAAFGGTQSLHTNALDEAIALPTDFSARIARNTQLYLQEETKITKTVDPWAGSYYVESLTNEIAENAWKLIEEVEELGGMTKAIESGIPKLRIEEAAARKQARIDSGQDIIVGVNQYRLEKEDPLQILDVDNQMVRKQQLEQLDRIKATRDTEKVQNSLKKLILCAQTGEGNLLEIAVEAARNRTTLGEISDALETIFGRYKAQIKSFSGVYSKEIKDDKSFEKAKQLADEFAKKEGRRPRIMIAKMGQDGHDRGAKVVATGYADVGFDVDIGPLFQTPAEAAKQAVENDVHILGVSSLAAGHKTLVPQVISELKKYGREDIMVVVGGVIPAQDYQFLFDAGAVAVFGPGTKISEAAIKILEILIESFE from the coding sequence ATGAAAAGAAAAGATTTACAACATATAAAATTAGAAAGCACAACGTTGAAAGTGGAGAATGAAAATACTTTGGCTGAAGCATTTCTCACAGCCGAAGGAATTGAATTAAAACCAACGTATTCAGAACAAGATATCGAGCATCTTTCTCATCTTGATTTTGGAGCTGGTTTTGCACCGAATTTACGCGGACCATACGCTACGATGTACGTGCGCCGACCTTGGACAGTGCGTCAATATGCAGGATTTTCGACTGCAGAAGAGAGCAATGCTTTTTATAGAAGAAATCTTGCTGCAGGTCAAAAGGGACTTTCAATAGCTTTTGATTTACCTACACATCGAGGATATGATTCTGATCACGAACGCGTAGTAGGCGATGTTGGAAAAGCGGGAGTTGCAATTGATTCTGTGGAAGATATGAAAGTATTATTTGACCAAATTCCACTAGACGAAATGTCCGTTTCGATGACTATGAATGGTGCTGTTTTACCTATTATGGCTTTCTATATTGTAGCAGCTGAAGAACAAGGCGTAAAACCTGAATTCCTTTCAGGAACAATACAAAATGACATTCTGAAAGAGTTCATGGTGCGTAACACCTATATTTATCCGCCAACTCCTTCGATGAAAATCATTGCTGATATTTTTGAATTTACCAGCAAAAAAATGCCGAAATTCAACTCTATTTCTATTTCTGGATATCACATGCAAGAAGCAGGAGCTACTGCAGATATTGAATTGGCTTACACTCTAGCCGATGGATTGGAATACATCAGAACTGGATTGGCGACCGGAATGAAAATTGATGAATTTGCTCCACGTTTATCATTTTTTTGGGCGATTGGAATGAATCACTTCATGGAAATTGCCAAAATGCGCGCCGGAAGAATGATTTGGGCGAAATTGGTAAAGCAATTTGAACCAAAAGACGATAAATCATTAGCCTTACGAACGCATTGTCAAACTTCAGGTTGGAGTTTAACGGAACAGGATCCTTTCAACAATGTAGCTCGAACTTGTATTGAAGCTGCAGCCGCCGCTTTTGGAGGAACGCAATCTTTACATACCAATGCATTAGATGAAGCAATAGCTTTACCTACAGATTTCTCGGCAAGAATTGCCAGAAATACGCAACTTTATTTACAAGAAGAAACTAAAATTACTAAAACGGTCGATCCATGGGCCGGTAGTTATTACGTAGAAAGTTTAACGAATGAAATAGCCGAAAATGCATGGAAACTTATTGAAGAAGTAGAAGAACTGGGCGGAATGACCAAAGCTATTGAATCCGGAATTCCAAAACTTAGGATAGAGGAAGCGGCAGCCAGAAAGCAAGCCAGAATTGACAGCGGTCAGGATATTATTGTAGGCGTTAATCAATATCGATTAGAAAAAGAAGATCCTTTGCAGATTTTGGACGTGGATAATCAAATGGTTCGTAAGCAACAACTAGAACAATTAGACCGAATAAAAGCAACTCGAGATACTGAAAAAGTACAAAACTCTCTAAAAAAATTAATCCTTTGTGCTCAAACAGGAGAAGGCAATTTATTAGAAATTGCTGTTGAAGCCGCCAGAAACAGAACTACATTAGGAGAGATTAGCGATGCACTGGAAACAATTTTTGGAAGATACAAAGCACAAATTAAATCCTTTAGCGGTGTGTATAGTAAAGAAATAAAAGACGACAAAAGTTTTGAAAAAGCAAAACAACTAGCAGATGAATTTGCTAAAAAAGAAGGCCGCCGCCCTCGGATAATGATTGCCAAAATGGGACAAGACGGGCATGATCGCGGTGCAAAAGTGGTCGCAACGGGTTATGCTGATGTAGGTTTTGATGTTGATATTGGCCCACTTTTTCAAACACCAGCTGAAGCTGCTAAACAAGCTGTAGAAAATGATGTTCATATACTGGGTGTTTCTTCTCTTGCTGCTGGTCACAAAACGCTTGTACCACAAGTAATTTCTGAACTTAAAAAATATGGACGGGAAGATATTATGGTGGTCGTAGGCGGAGTAATTCCTGCACAAGATTACCAATTTTTGTTCGATGCTGGTGCAGTTGCCGTATTTGGACCTGGCACAAAAATTAGTGAAGCAGCTATTAAAATTTTAGAAATTTTAATAGAAAGTTTCGAGTAA
- a CDS encoding methylmalonyl-CoA mutase subunit beta yields MATNLFDDFNPISSKQWKQKIQFELNGADYNETLVWNSPEDIQVKPFYHKDEFKKAFPVITKATQFKICQNIFVYDFDKSIERALDSLKRGADSLRFTIENESIDITKLLEKLPLEKITVYFYLNFISIDFVKKIDAFAKKNNVQIFCNLDPIGQLAKDGNWFVTTEKSNFETLNLLSAATTSVSLISINTALYQNAGANMVQQIAYSLGHANEYFNRIESIKQPIVFEVAVGTNYFFEIAKLRALRLLFNLIAKEYNHNLNCNIIVSPTKRNKTLYDYNVNMLRTTTECMSAIIGGADAIANLPYDALYHKDNEFGDRIARNQLLILKNESYFDKVNNPADGSYYIENLTNQLAEKALALFKDMESNGSFLKQLNDGTIKRKIQESADTQQALFDSGKEILLGTNKHPNKQDKMKHDLELFPFVKVKPRKTLITPIIEKRLAEKIEQERLDLE; encoded by the coding sequence ATGGCTACAAACCTTTTCGATGATTTCAATCCCATTTCTTCCAAACAATGGAAACAAAAAATTCAATTTGAACTCAATGGAGCTGATTATAATGAAACCTTAGTTTGGAACTCCCCCGAAGACATTCAGGTAAAACCATTTTACCACAAAGATGAATTCAAGAAAGCTTTTCCAGTTATTACAAAAGCAACTCAATTTAAAATTTGTCAAAACATATTTGTCTATGATTTTGATAAATCAATCGAGAGAGCATTAGATTCTTTAAAACGTGGTGCAGACAGCCTTCGTTTTACAATAGAAAATGAATCGATTGACATCACAAAACTATTAGAGAAACTACCTTTAGAAAAAATTACTGTATACTTTTATTTGAATTTTATCTCAATCGATTTCGTTAAGAAAATTGATGCATTTGCCAAGAAAAACAATGTGCAAATTTTCTGTAATCTGGACCCAATTGGGCAATTAGCCAAAGATGGAAACTGGTTTGTAACCACAGAAAAAAGTAATTTTGAAACGCTAAATTTACTTTCGGCAGCAACGACATCTGTATCTTTAATAAGTATTAATACTGCTTTATATCAAAATGCAGGTGCCAACATGGTACAGCAAATTGCCTATAGTTTAGGACATGCCAATGAATATTTCAACCGAATTGAATCTATAAAACAACCAATCGTTTTCGAAGTTGCTGTTGGGACAAATTACTTTTTTGAAATAGCAAAACTGCGCGCTTTGCGATTACTTTTTAATTTAATTGCCAAAGAATACAATCACAACCTGAATTGTAACATCATCGTTTCGCCAACCAAACGAAACAAAACATTATACGATTATAATGTAAATATGTTGCGTACCACAACCGAATGTATGAGTGCAATTATTGGCGGAGCCGATGCCATTGCTAATTTACCTTACGATGCATTGTATCATAAAGACAATGAATTTGGAGACCGAATCGCGAGAAATCAATTGTTGATTCTCAAAAACGAAAGTTATTTTGACAAAGTCAATAATCCGGCTGACGGCAGTTATTATATAGAAAATCTTACCAATCAATTAGCTGAAAAAGCATTGGCTTTATTCAAGGATATGGAGTCTAATGGTAGTTTTCTGAAACAACTTAATGACGGAACCATTAAAAGAAAAATTCAGGAAAGCGCAGATACACAACAAGCTTTATTTGATAGCGGAAAAGAAATTTTATTAGGAACAAACAAGCATCCCAACAAACAGGATAAGATGAAACATGATTTAGAACTATTTCCTTTTGTAAAAGTCAAACCAAGAAAAACATTGATTACACCAATAATCGAAAAACGTCTGGCCGAAAAAATAGAGCAAGAGCGATTGGATCTTGAATAA
- a CDS encoding septum formation initiator family protein gives MKNPYKNKSWFKFLSNKYVWVLLFFATWMIFLDNYSYFDHRFLDKQIEELEDNKKYYQDEIKKDQENIKELKNSEQIEKYAREKYYMKKDSEDIYIIEFEGDTIEKK, from the coding sequence ATGAAAAATCCATATAAAAACAAATCTTGGTTTAAATTTTTGAGTAACAAATACGTTTGGGTCTTGTTGTTTTTTGCTACTTGGATGATATTTCTGGATAACTACTCCTATTTCGACCACCGATTTTTGGACAAGCAAATTGAAGAACTGGAAGACAATAAAAAGTATTACCAAGACGAAATAAAAAAAGACCAAGAGAATATCAAAGAACTAAAGAATTCGGAACAAATAGAAAAATACGCCCGCGAAAAATACTATATGAAAAAAGATAGTGAAGATATTTATATCATTGAATTCGAAGGCGATACGATTGAAAAAAAATAA
- the udk gene encoding uridine kinase has product MLIIGIAGGTGSGKTTVVHQIMNELPETEVGIISQDSYYKENHGLSFDERALINFDHPRAIDFELLVTHLKELKAGNNINQPVYSFVTHNRTDDTVFTHPRKVMIVEGILILANPELRDLFDVKIYVHADSDERLIRRMRRDIAERGRDMHEVINRYQTTLKPMHEQFIEPTKAFADIIIPNDKYNTVAIDVVRAVINQKIL; this is encoded by the coding sequence ATGCTCATTATAGGAATTGCAGGAGGAACGGGAAGCGGTAAAACAACCGTAGTTCATCAGATTATGAATGAATTACCAGAAACAGAAGTAGGTATCATTTCGCAAGATTCCTATTACAAAGAAAACCACGGACTTTCATTTGACGAAAGAGCACTCATTAATTTTGACCATCCGCGGGCTATTGATTTTGAATTATTAGTCACCCATCTTAAAGAATTAAAAGCAGGAAATAATATCAATCAACCCGTTTATTCCTTTGTAACGCACAACAGAACTGACGATACCGTTTTTACACATCCCAGAAAAGTGATGATTGTGGAAGGTATTTTAATTTTGGCAAATCCAGAATTAAGAGATTTATTTGATGTAAAAATATATGTTCATGCTGATTCTGACGAACGATTAATCCGTCGTATGAGACGCGATATTGCAGAACGTGGTCGCGATATGCACGAAGTGATCAATCGATACCAAACAACATTAAAACCAATGCATGAGCAGTTTATAGAGCCTACAAAAGCATTTGCGGACATCATTATACCAAATGACAAATACAATACCGTAGCCATTGACGTAGTCCGGGCGGTAATAAATCAAAAAATACTATAA
- a CDS encoding Crp/Fnr family transcriptional regulator — MYSQINRNISRYVTFQQEEMEIFSSLLEYKKVPKKTVLLHEGEMCNFEAFVIKGCVRKYYIDATGFEVILQFAIENAWISDISFSIYEDKPSRVFIETLEDCEFFMFNPETKEVLFAKAPKFERAFRILMQRNLAVTQDRLFNTISKTATEKYLEFLEHYPSLSQRVAQHYIASYLGISAEFLSKVRTKIAKQ, encoded by the coding sequence TTGTATTCACAAATCAATAGAAATATTAGTCGGTACGTAACTTTTCAACAAGAAGAAATGGAAATTTTTAGTTCTTTATTAGAATATAAAAAAGTCCCTAAAAAAACGGTGTTGCTTCATGAAGGTGAGATGTGCAACTTTGAAGCTTTTGTTATCAAGGGTTGTGTGAGGAAATATTATATTGATGCCACTGGTTTTGAAGTGATTCTTCAATTTGCCATTGAAAATGCTTGGATAAGCGATATTTCGTTTAGTATTTATGAAGATAAGCCGAGTCGCGTGTTTATAGAGACATTAGAAGATTGTGAGTTCTTTATGTTTAATCCTGAAACAAAAGAAGTTTTATTTGCCAAAGCGCCCAAGTTTGAAAGAGCGTTCCGAATATTGATGCAGCGTAATCTTGCGGTTACTCAAGACCGCTTATTCAATACCATTTCTAAAACGGCTACTGAGAAATATTTAGAATTTCTTGAACATTATCCTTCGCTTTCACAGCGTGTTGCTCAGCATTACATTGCTTCCTATCTTGGTATTTCTGCTGAGTTCTTAAGTAAAGTAAGAACCAAAATCGCAAAACAGTAA
- a CDS encoding pirin family protein produces MENTDIIKDGVITHSVLHKANTRGHANHGWLESYHTFSFANYHNSERTNFGLLRVLNDDRVSQGMGFGKHPHDNMEIISIPLEGDLEHQDSMGNITVIKEGDIQVMSAGTGIFHSEYNKNKDQLVKFLQIWIYPNKKNVTPRYDQVTLDLKDRHNKLQQILSPNPEDEGVWIHQDAWFHIGKFDKDFSTSYQLKKSGNGIYAFVLKGDFTIGNIALNERDGLGIWDTDMFSITANSVDAEILLMEVPMKM; encoded by the coding sequence ATGGAAAATACAGATATAATAAAAGATGGAGTAATTACTCATTCAGTTTTACACAAAGCTAATACTCGTGGTCATGCCAATCATGGCTGGTTAGAATCCTATCATACATTTAGCTTTGCGAATTACCATAATTCAGAGCGCACGAACTTTGGTCTTTTGCGAGTTTTGAATGACGACAGAGTCAGTCAAGGAATGGGTTTTGGGAAACATCCACATGATAATATGGAAATTATTTCAATTCCGCTTGAAGGGGATTTAGAGCACCAAGACAGCATGGGAAATATCACCGTCATCAAAGAAGGAGATATCCAGGTTATGAGTGCAGGAACAGGAATTTTTCATAGCGAATACAATAAAAATAAAGACCAATTGGTCAAATTTTTACAGATTTGGATTTATCCGAATAAAAAAAATGTAACCCCGCGTTATGATCAGGTGACTTTGGACTTGAAGGATCGCCACAATAAATTACAACAAATTTTATCTCCAAATCCAGAAGATGAGGGCGTTTGGATTCATCAGGATGCTTGGTTTCATATCGGGAAATTCGATAAGGATTTTTCAACTTCATATCAATTAAAAAAATCAGGAAACGGAATTTATGCTTTTGTTTTGAAAGGCGATTTCACTATAGGAAACATTGCTTTAAATGAGCGTGACGGATTAGGAATTTGGGATACAGATATGTTTTCAATAACTGCAAATTCTGTTGATGCGGAAATTCTTTTGATGGAAGTACCAATGAAAATGTAA
- a CDS encoding YceI family protein — MSTTKWAIDPTHSEIGFKVKHMMFTTISGKFSKFDASIEAEDTDFENAKIEFTGAIDSISTGNTDRDTHLLSPDFFDAAQFPEIKFAAISFTKVNEGEYELVGDLSMHGVTKSVKLPAEFSGLMKDPWGNTKLAFSLEGKINRKDWGLNWNSALETGGVLVGEEVRLTIELQFIQL, encoded by the coding sequence ATGTCAACAACAAAATGGGCAATAGACCCAACACATTCAGAAATTGGTTTTAAAGTAAAACACATGATGTTTACTACTATTTCAGGTAAATTTTCAAAATTTGACGCTTCAATTGAAGCAGAAGATACTGATTTTGAAAATGCAAAAATTGAATTTACCGGAGCAATTGATTCCATATCTACAGGAAATACTGATAGAGATACGCATTTATTAAGTCCTGACTTTTTTGATGCAGCGCAGTTTCCAGAAATCAAATTTGCAGCAATTTCATTTACCAAAGTTAATGAGGGTGAATATGAATTGGTAGGAGATTTAAGCATGCACGGTGTTACAAAATCAGTGAAGCTTCCCGCAGAATTTAGTGGATTAATGAAGGATCCATGGGGAAATACAAAATTAGCTTTTTCATTGGAAGGAAAAATCAATAGAAAGGATTGGGGGTTGAATTGGAATTCTGCTCTTGAAACTGGAGGAGTTTTAGTAGGTGAAGAGGTTCGATTGACTATTGAATTACAATTTATTCAATTGTAA
- a CDS encoding SDR family oxidoreductase — protein MSYTDKMLRDDALKGKVIVVTGGGSGLGKAMTKYFLELGAQVAITSRDLEKLKNTAAELETETGGTCLPIQCDVRHYEEVENMLQEVLKAFGKVDVLLNNAAGNFISPTERLSANAFDTVIDIVLKGTKNCTLAFGKHWIDTKQESSTILNIVTTYAWTGSAYVVPSATAKAGVLAMTRSLAVEWAKYGIRSNAIAPGPFPTKGAWDRLLPGDLAEKFDMAKKVPLKRVGDHQELANLAAYLVSDFSAYVNGEVVVIDGGEWLKGAGQFNILEAIPEELWDQLEMMIKAKKNK, from the coding sequence ATGAGTTATACAGATAAAATGTTACGCGACGATGCGCTAAAAGGCAAAGTGATTGTCGTAACCGGTGGCGGAAGCGGTTTAGGAAAAGCAATGACTAAATATTTCTTAGAATTAGGAGCTCAAGTTGCCATTACATCCAGAGATTTAGAAAAACTAAAAAATACAGCTGCAGAACTGGAAACGGAAACAGGCGGAACCTGTCTTCCTATTCAATGCGATGTACGTCATTACGAAGAAGTTGAAAACATGTTACAAGAAGTTTTGAAAGCTTTTGGTAAAGTTGATGTTTTACTTAATAATGCTGCCGGAAATTTCATTTCACCAACCGAACGATTATCCGCAAATGCCTTTGATACTGTAATTGATATTGTTTTAAAAGGAACAAAAAACTGCACCCTTGCTTTTGGAAAACACTGGATTGATACTAAACAGGAATCATCTACCATCTTAAATATTGTTACAACTTACGCTTGGACAGGTTCTGCTTATGTAGTGCCAAGCGCTACTGCAAAAGCTGGAGTTTTGGCCATGACGCGAAGTCTTGCTGTAGAATGGGCAAAATACGGAATTCGTTCTAATGCGATTGCTCCGGGACCATTCCCAACGAAAGGCGCTTGGGACCGATTATTACCTGGAGATTTAGCCGAAAAATTTGATATGGCCAAAAAAGTACCTTTAAAACGTGTAGGAGATCATCAGGAATTAGCCAATTTAGCGGCTTATTTAGTTTCTGATTTTTCTGCCTATGTAAATGGTGAAGTTGTCGTAATTGATGGAGGTGAATGGCTGAAAGGCGCCGGACAATTTAATATTCTAGAAGCAATTCCCGAAGAACTTTGGGACCAATTAGAAATGATGATTAAAGCAAAGAAGAACAAATAA
- a CDS encoding methionine aminotransferase produces MSKLPHISTSIFTVMSKMASEHNAINLSQGFPNFPVDEKLTTIVAKLAKENVHQYTPMSGYPPLLSKIATLVKKSYNRILQADTELLVTAGATQAIFTTILALVKTNDEVLILDPSYDCYEAPVLLCAANPVRVSLNDDYTPNWENIEKACTSKTKMIIINNPHNPTGKILMKADFESLEILLEKYPDILVLSDEVYEYITFEEKHISAHTRKKLLNRCVMISSFGKSFHVTGWKVGYLVAPEYLMKEIKKVHQFLVFSVNSICQVAISDYLDLVSVDEIGKFYQEKRDYFRQLLKDSRFKLMPCEGTYFQVVSYAAISNENDVDFCKRLIVEHGVAAIPISTFYADGKDLKLIRFCFAKDNATLEEAAKRLCAIYKH; encoded by the coding sequence ATGAGTAAACTTCCACATATCAGCACCAGTATTTTTACAGTAATGTCTAAAATGGCTTCTGAACACAACGCCATCAACCTTTCTCAAGGCTTTCCAAATTTTCCTGTTGATGAAAAATTAACAACCATTGTTGCCAAACTTGCTAAAGAAAATGTACATCAATACACCCCAATGTCAGGTTATCCACCACTATTATCAAAAATAGCAACACTTGTCAAAAAATCATACAATAGAATCCTTCAAGCTGATACAGAACTATTAGTAACCGCTGGAGCTACTCAAGCTATTTTTACTACAATACTGGCATTAGTAAAAACTAATGATGAAGTTCTTATTTTAGATCCAAGTTACGATTGTTATGAAGCACCCGTTTTACTTTGCGCCGCAAATCCGGTTCGAGTGTCTTTAAACGATGACTACACTCCAAATTGGGAAAACATAGAAAAAGCCTGTACGTCCAAAACGAAAATGATTATCATTAACAATCCTCATAATCCAACAGGTAAAATTTTAATGAAAGCTGATTTTGAATCATTGGAAATCCTATTGGAAAAATATCCTGACATTTTAGTTCTATCGGATGAAGTCTACGAATACATCACTTTCGAAGAAAAACATATTTCTGCTCATACTCGAAAAAAACTGCTCAATCGTTGCGTGATGATTTCCTCTTTTGGAAAATCGTTCCATGTTACCGGATGGAAAGTAGGCTATTTAGTAGCTCCTGAATACTTAATGAAGGAAATCAAAAAAGTGCATCAGTTTTTAGTTTTCAGTGTAAATAGTATATGTCAAGTAGCTATTAGTGACTATTTAGACTTAGTTTCTGTAGATGAAATTGGGAAATTCTATCAGGAAAAACGAGATTATTTTAGACAATTATTAAAAGACAGTCGTTTCAAACTCATGCCTTGCGAAGGAACTTATTTTCAGGTTGTTTCCTATGCTGCTATTTCAAATGAAAATGATGTTGATTTTTGTAAACGCCTAATCGTTGAACATGGCGTGGCCGCTATTCCTATTTCTACTTTTTATGCCGATGGGAAAGACTTGAAATTAATTCGTTTTTGTTTTGCCAAAGACAATGCAACGCTGGAAGAAGCCGCTAAAAGATTGTGTGCCATTTATAAGCATTGA
- a CDS encoding SAM-dependent methyltransferase: MKPNSLLGKLYLIPTTMGDCDPMDVLPQTIKRSIDFIEYYIVENEKTARKSIKGVSPEKKQSELKLFVLNKHTETKEHLDFIKPLLEGKNVGLMSEAGCPGVADPGAVIVKLAHEKGIQVVPLVGPSSILLAMMASGMNGQSFTFNGYLPIEKGEKKTALKNLEKLSQDKNQSQIFIETPYRNNKMLEDILQAINPATYLCIATDITLPTEYIKTMRGSDWKKTQVDLHNRPTIFIIHKM; encoded by the coding sequence ATGAAACCAAACTCTCTTTTAGGAAAACTTTATCTAATCCCAACCACTATGGGAGATTGCGATCCTATGGATGTTTTACCACAAACCATCAAAAGAAGTATTGATTTTATTGAGTACTATATTGTTGAAAACGAAAAAACAGCTCGAAAATCGATTAAAGGAGTTAGCCCTGAAAAGAAACAATCAGAGCTAAAACTTTTTGTTTTAAACAAGCATACTGAAACTAAAGAGCATTTAGATTTCATCAAACCTTTATTAGAAGGAAAAAATGTGGGATTGATGAGCGAAGCAGGTTGCCCTGGTGTTGCTGATCCTGGTGCCGTAATTGTAAAACTGGCTCATGAAAAAGGAATACAAGTTGTTCCGCTAGTAGGACCGTCTTCTATTCTTTTGGCAATGATGGCATCTGGAATGAATGGACAAAGTTTTACCTTTAATGGGTATTTACCCATTGAAAAAGGCGAAAAGAAAACAGCTTTGAAAAACTTGGAAAAACTATCCCAAGACAAAAACCAATCTCAAATTTTCATAGAAACGCCGTATAGAAATAATAAAATGCTAGAAGATATTTTGCAGGCTATAAACCCTGCTACTTATCTTTGTATTGCTACAGATATTACTTTACCAACTGAATATATAAAAACCATGCGAGGTTCTGATTGGAAAAAAACACAAGTGGATTTACACAACCGTCCTACTATTTTTATTATTCATAAAATGTAA
- a CDS encoding low molecular weight protein-tyrosine-phosphatase, with amino-acid sequence MSIKILMVCLGNICRSPLAEGILASKLPKNKFTVDSAGTGSWHIGHSPDERSIAVAKKYKINISNQKGRQFSSNDFDTFDYIYVMDNSNYSNVIELAQNQDQKDKVNLILNHLFPNENVDVPDPYFGLPNGFEIVYNMLDEVCEVIAKKLIEKHQ; translated from the coding sequence ATGTCCATAAAAATTTTAATGGTTTGTCTAGGAAATATTTGTCGTTCTCCCTTGGCCGAAGGTATATTAGCATCAAAACTTCCAAAAAATAAATTCACAGTCGACTCAGCAGGAACTGGTTCATGGCATATTGGTCATTCCCCAGATGAGCGTTCCATTGCTGTTGCAAAAAAATATAAAATAAATATTTCAAATCAAAAAGGACGTCAATTCAGCTCAAATGATTTTGATACCTTCGATTATATTTATGTTATGGACAACTCAAATTACAGTAATGTGATTGAACTTGCCCAAAATCAAGATCAAAAAGACAAAGTAAATCTCATTTTAAATCATCTATTTCCAAATGAAAATGTAGATGTACCTGATCCGTATTTTGGTTTGCCAAATGGATTTGAAATCGTTTACAATATGTTAGATGAAGTTTGCGAAGTAATTGCTAAAAAACTTATAGAAAAACACCAATAA